A stretch of the Gigantopelta aegis isolate Gae_Host unplaced genomic scaffold, Gae_host_genome ctg3403_pilon_pilon, whole genome shotgun sequence genome encodes the following:
- the LOC121392140 gene encoding dual oxidase-like, producing MDRLIKLHHGELETMDIFEGGMLETTPSGPGDLFTNILMDQLIRIRDGDRFWFENTETGIFTRAEMDQIRQVTLSQIIVNTTGVEMMEIQDDVFTLNSGDPCPQEMQLRENILAPCPEHIGYDFFAGSEVPYIIIWTCLGLIPIGM from the exons ATGGACCGACTGATAAAGCTGCACCATGGTGAACTGGAGACGATGGACATCTTTGAAGGGGGGATGCTGGAGACGACCCCTTCTGGTCCCGGAGATCTCTTCACCAACATCCTCATGGACCAGCTCATTAGGATCAGGGACGGCGACAGGTTCTGGTTCGAGAATACGGAAACTGG GATCTTCACAAGAGCCGAGATGGACCAGATACGACAGGTGACGCTGAGTCAGATTATCGTCAACACGACTGGCGTCGAGATGATGGAAATCCAAGATGACGTCTTCACTCTAAACTCAG GTGATCCGTGTCCACAGGAGATGCAGTTGAGAGAAAACATCCTGGCACCCTGCCCGGAACACATAGGTTATGATTTCTTTGCTGGCAGCGAGGTTCCCTATATCATCATCTGGACGTGTCTTGGACTCATACCAATTGGTATGTAG